In Aegilops tauschii subsp. strangulata cultivar AL8/78 chromosome 3, Aet v6.0, whole genome shotgun sequence, one genomic interval encodes:
- the LOC109738532 gene encoding transcriptional corepressor LEUNIG isoform X5, with product MSQTNWEADKMLDVYIYDYFMKRNLQATAKAFQSEGKVSSDPVAIDAPGGFLFEWWSVFWDIFIARTNEKHSDVAASYIETQLMKARDQQQQLPQQRQQQPQHIQMQQMLLQRAAQQQQQQQQHQQQQQQQQQQQQQQQRRDDSYLLNGTSSGLSGNNPLMRQNQSTANVMATKMYEERLKLPPQRDSLEDASMKQRYGENAGQLLDPNETSLLKAAASGQSSGQILHGSIGGLSGTMQQIQGRSPQLPGHAQQSIKTEINPILTPRAAGPEGSFMGLQGSNQAANNLTLKGWPLTQGLEQLRSGILQQKSFMQNQHQLQQQIQFLTPQQQQQLALQAQQNMASPTSSDVDSRRLRMMFNNRNVVLGRDGQTTSGGDIIPNIGSPSQSGGDIDMLIKQQQQLLQQQSNSQQQHHQAVSSQQSQSSNQLLQQEKPGTGNMPVDGGMPNSFGATDQSTKKRKKPGSSSGRANSSGTGNTAGPSPGSAPSTPSTHTPGDPMPVPQLQQNGVSAKPLVMFGSDGTGSLTSTANPLGDVDRLLEEGLDENVESFLSQDDMDPRDTLGRCMDASKGFGFAEVAKARASASKVVCCHFSSDGKLLATGGHDKKVLLWCTDPLKPKSSLEEHSFLITDVRFSPSMSRLATSSFDKTVRVWDADNTDYSLRTFTGHSASVMSLDFHPNKEDIICSCDSDGEVRSWSINNGSCLTCVKVFKGGATQMRFQPRKGKYLAAASEKAIYILDGETQHACRSPLQGHAKDIQSVCWDSAGDYLASVSEDAVRIWSFTSGQDGEFVNELNCSGNKFQTCVFHPAHPSLLVIGCYESLELWDIREKNAMTFNNAHDGLIAALAASSATGKVASVSHDRLVKLWK from the exons ATGTCGCAGACGAACTGGGAGGCTGACAAGAT GCTCGATGTTTACATATACGACTATTTTATGAAGAGAAATTTGCAGGCAACTGCAAAGGCCTTCCAATCAGAAGGGAAGGTTTCTTCAGATCCAGTTG CAATTGATGCACCTGGTGGGTTTCTTTTTGAGTGGTGGTCAGTTTTTTGGGATATATTCATAGCAAGAACAAACGAGAAGCATTCAGATGTTGCAGCGTCATATATTGAG ACGCAGCTCATGAAAGCCCGGGACCAACAACAGCAGTTACCTCAACAGCGGCAGCAGCAACCACAGCATATACAAATGCAACAAATGTTGTTACAAAGAGCCgcacaacagcagcagcagcagcagcaacatcagcagcagcaacagcagcagcagcagcagcagcagcagcagcagcgtaGAGATGATTCTTATCTTCTTAATGGTACTTCAAGTGGACTTTCTGGAAACAATCCTTTAATGCGACAAAACCAAAGTACTGCAAATGTTATGGCGACCAAAATGTATGAGGAGAGGTTAAAGTTGCCTCCCCAGAGAGACTCTTTGGAAGACGCATCTATGAAG CAAAGGTATGGAGAAAATGCTGGGCAACTACTTGATCCAAATGAAACATCACTGCTGAAAGCAGCTGCAAGTGGACAATCCTCAGG GCAAATTTTGCATGGTTCCATTGGTGGTTTGTCGGGCACTATGCAACAAATTCAGGGTAGAAGTCCCCAACTTCCAGGGCATGCTCAG CAGAGTATCAAGACAGAGATAAATCCCATTTTGACACCTAGAGCTGCTGGTCCTGAGGGGTCATTCATGGGTCTACAAG GATCTAATCAAGCTGCCAATAATTTGACTCTCAAAGGATGGCCACTCACA CAGGGACTTGAGCAACTTCGGTCTGGAATTCTACAGCAGAAGTCATTCATGCAGAATCAACATCAATTGCAACAACAGATCCAATTTCTGACTccacaacaacagcagcagcttGCGTTGCAGGCGCAGCAAAATATGGCTTCCCCAACATCTAGTGATGTTGACAGCAGAAGATTGAGGATGATGTTTAACAACAGGAATGTAGTTCTTGGGCGGGATGGGCAGACAACAAGCGGTGGAGATATCATTCCAAATATTGGCTCTCCTAGTCAAAGTGGTGGTGATATAGACATGCTAATAAAG caacagcagcaactATTACAACAACAAAGCAATAGCCAACAGCAGCACCATCAGGCTGTCTCCAGTCAGCAGTCTCAAAGCTCAAATCAGCTTCTCCAACAAGAAAAGCCAGGAACTGGAAATATGCCTGTTGATGGGGGCATGCCGAATTCTTTTGGGGCCACCGATCAA TCAacgaagaaaagaaagaagcctGGCTCTTCCTCTGGTAGAGCTAATAGTTCAGGAACTGGAAATACTGCTGGCCCGTCTCCAGGTTCTGCACCCTCGACACCTTCCACTCATACACCAGGAGATCCGATGCCAGTACCACAACTTCAGCAGAATGGTGTTTCAGCAAAACCCTTGGTAATGTTTGGCTCTGATGGCACTGGAAGCTTGACATCTACTGCAAACCCACTG GGTGATGTAGACCGTTTGCTGGAAGAAGGATTGGATGAAAATGTTGAATCTTTTCTGTCACAGGATGACATGGATCCCAGGGATACCTTGGGACGCTGCATGGATGCCAGTAAAG GCTTTGGCTTTGCTGAGGTTGCAAAAGCACGTGCAAGTGCAAGTAAAGTTGTTTGTTGCCACTTCTCATCCGATGGCAAATTGCTTGCTACTGGTGGTCATGATAAAAAG GTTCTTTTATGGTGTACAGATCCCCTGAAGCCTAAATCGTCGTTAGAAGAGCATTCGTTTTTGATAACCGATGTTCGATTTAGCCCAAGCATGTCCCGCCTTGCTACATCTTCCTTTGACAAAACCGTACGGGTTTGGGATGCTGACAAT ACTGACTATTCACTCCGTACTTTCACGGGTCATTCAGCATCTGTGATGTCACTTGATTTTCATCCCAACAAAGAAGATATTATTTGCTCCTGTGATAGTGATGGGGAAGTCCGCAGTTGGAGCATTAACAATGGTAGCTGCCTGACCTGTGTCAAGGTTTTTAAG GGAGGTGCCACTCAGATGAGATTTCAACCCCGCAAAGGAAAATATCTAGCAGCTGCATCAGAGAAGGCTATCTACATACTTGATGGGGAGACACAGCATGCTTGTAGAAGCCCTTTACAG GGTCATGCAAAGGACATTCAGTCAGTTTGTTGGGACTCTGCGGGTGACTATCTTGCTTCTGTTAGTGAAGATGCTGTCAGAATATGGTCATTTACTTCTGGGCAGGACGGTGAATTTGTGAATGAGTTGAACTGCAGTGGGAACAAGTTTCAAACATGTGTTTTCCATCCAGCTCACCCTTCTTTGCTAGTCATTGGTTGTTACGAG TCCTTGGAACTTTGGGACATCAGGGAGAAGAATGCCATGACCTTCAACAATGCTCATGACGGTTTAATTGCAGCCCTAGCAGCATCGAGCGCAACAGGCAAGGTTGCCTCAGTTAGTCATGACAGGCTTGTCAAGCTCTGGAAATGA
- the LOC109738532 gene encoding transcriptional corepressor LEUNIG isoform X1, whose protein sequence is MSQTNWEADKMLDVYIYDYFMKRNLQATAKAFQSEGKVSSDPVAIDAPGGFLFEWWSVFWDIFIARTNEKHSDVAASYIETQLMKARDQQQQLPQQRQQQPQHIQMQQMLLQRAAQQQQQQQQHQQQQQQQQQQQQQQQRRDDSYLLNGTSSGLSGNNPLMRQNQSTANVMATKMYEERLKLPPQRDSLEDASMKQRYGENAGQLLDPNETSLLKAAASGQSSGQILHGSIGGLSGTMQQIQGRSPQLPGHAQQSIKTEINPILTPRAAGPEGSFMGLQGSNQAANNLTLKGWPLTQGLEQLRSGILQQKSFMQNQHQLQQQIQFLTPQQQQQLALQAQQNMASPTSSDVDSRRLRMMFNNRNVVLGRDGQTTSGGDIIPNIGSPSQSGGDIDMLIKKKIANAHHHQQQQQQLLQQQSNSQQQHHQAVSSQQSQSSNQLLQQEKPGTGNMPVDGGMPNSFGATDQSTKKRKKPGSSSGRANSSGTGNTAGPSPGSAPSTPSTHTPGDPMPVPQLQQNGVSAKPLVMFGSDGTGSLTSTANPLGDVDRLLEEGLDENVESFLSQDDMDPRDTLGRCMDASKGFGFAEVAKARASASKVVCCHFSSDGKLLATGGHDKKVLLWCTDPLKPKSSLEEHSFLITDVRFSPSMSRLATSSFDKTVRVWDADNTDYSLRTFTGHSASVMSLDFHPNKEDIICSCDSDGEVRSWSINNGSCLTCVKVFKGGATQMRFQPRKGKYLAAASEKAIYILDGETQHACRSPLQGHAKDIQSVCWDSAGDYLASVSEDAVRIWSFTSGQDGEFVNELNCSGNKFQTCVFHPAHPSLLVIGCYESLELWDIREKNAMTFNNAHDGLIAALAASSATGKVASVSHDRLVKLWK, encoded by the exons ATGTCGCAGACGAACTGGGAGGCTGACAAGAT GCTCGATGTTTACATATACGACTATTTTATGAAGAGAAATTTGCAGGCAACTGCAAAGGCCTTCCAATCAGAAGGGAAGGTTTCTTCAGATCCAGTTG CAATTGATGCACCTGGTGGGTTTCTTTTTGAGTGGTGGTCAGTTTTTTGGGATATATTCATAGCAAGAACAAACGAGAAGCATTCAGATGTTGCAGCGTCATATATTGAG ACGCAGCTCATGAAAGCCCGGGACCAACAACAGCAGTTACCTCAACAGCGGCAGCAGCAACCACAGCATATACAAATGCAACAAATGTTGTTACAAAGAGCCgcacaacagcagcagcagcagcagcaacatcagcagcagcaacagcagcagcagcagcagcagcagcagcagcagcgtaGAGATGATTCTTATCTTCTTAATGGTACTTCAAGTGGACTTTCTGGAAACAATCCTTTAATGCGACAAAACCAAAGTACTGCAAATGTTATGGCGACCAAAATGTATGAGGAGAGGTTAAAGTTGCCTCCCCAGAGAGACTCTTTGGAAGACGCATCTATGAAG CAAAGGTATGGAGAAAATGCTGGGCAACTACTTGATCCAAATGAAACATCACTGCTGAAAGCAGCTGCAAGTGGACAATCCTCAGG GCAAATTTTGCATGGTTCCATTGGTGGTTTGTCGGGCACTATGCAACAAATTCAGGGTAGAAGTCCCCAACTTCCAGGGCATGCTCAG CAGAGTATCAAGACAGAGATAAATCCCATTTTGACACCTAGAGCTGCTGGTCCTGAGGGGTCATTCATGGGTCTACAAG GATCTAATCAAGCTGCCAATAATTTGACTCTCAAAGGATGGCCACTCACA CAGGGACTTGAGCAACTTCGGTCTGGAATTCTACAGCAGAAGTCATTCATGCAGAATCAACATCAATTGCAACAACAGATCCAATTTCTGACTccacaacaacagcagcagcttGCGTTGCAGGCGCAGCAAAATATGGCTTCCCCAACATCTAGTGATGTTGACAGCAGAAGATTGAGGATGATGTTTAACAACAGGAATGTAGTTCTTGGGCGGGATGGGCAGACAACAAGCGGTGGAGATATCATTCCAAATATTGGCTCTCCTAGTCAAAGTGGTGGTGATATAGACATGCTAATAAAG AAGAAAATTGCTAATGCACACCACcaccagcagcaacagcagcaactATTACAACAACAAAGCAATAGCCAACAGCAGCACCATCAGGCTGTCTCCAGTCAGCAGTCTCAAAGCTCAAATCAGCTTCTCCAACAAGAAAAGCCAGGAACTGGAAATATGCCTGTTGATGGGGGCATGCCGAATTCTTTTGGGGCCACCGATCAA TCAacgaagaaaagaaagaagcctGGCTCTTCCTCTGGTAGAGCTAATAGTTCAGGAACTGGAAATACTGCTGGCCCGTCTCCAGGTTCTGCACCCTCGACACCTTCCACTCATACACCAGGAGATCCGATGCCAGTACCACAACTTCAGCAGAATGGTGTTTCAGCAAAACCCTTGGTAATGTTTGGCTCTGATGGCACTGGAAGCTTGACATCTACTGCAAACCCACTG GGTGATGTAGACCGTTTGCTGGAAGAAGGATTGGATGAAAATGTTGAATCTTTTCTGTCACAGGATGACATGGATCCCAGGGATACCTTGGGACGCTGCATGGATGCCAGTAAAG GCTTTGGCTTTGCTGAGGTTGCAAAAGCACGTGCAAGTGCAAGTAAAGTTGTTTGTTGCCACTTCTCATCCGATGGCAAATTGCTTGCTACTGGTGGTCATGATAAAAAG GTTCTTTTATGGTGTACAGATCCCCTGAAGCCTAAATCGTCGTTAGAAGAGCATTCGTTTTTGATAACCGATGTTCGATTTAGCCCAAGCATGTCCCGCCTTGCTACATCTTCCTTTGACAAAACCGTACGGGTTTGGGATGCTGACAAT ACTGACTATTCACTCCGTACTTTCACGGGTCATTCAGCATCTGTGATGTCACTTGATTTTCATCCCAACAAAGAAGATATTATTTGCTCCTGTGATAGTGATGGGGAAGTCCGCAGTTGGAGCATTAACAATGGTAGCTGCCTGACCTGTGTCAAGGTTTTTAAG GGAGGTGCCACTCAGATGAGATTTCAACCCCGCAAAGGAAAATATCTAGCAGCTGCATCAGAGAAGGCTATCTACATACTTGATGGGGAGACACAGCATGCTTGTAGAAGCCCTTTACAG GGTCATGCAAAGGACATTCAGTCAGTTTGTTGGGACTCTGCGGGTGACTATCTTGCTTCTGTTAGTGAAGATGCTGTCAGAATATGGTCATTTACTTCTGGGCAGGACGGTGAATTTGTGAATGAGTTGAACTGCAGTGGGAACAAGTTTCAAACATGTGTTTTCCATCCAGCTCACCCTTCTTTGCTAGTCATTGGTTGTTACGAG TCCTTGGAACTTTGGGACATCAGGGAGAAGAATGCCATGACCTTCAACAATGCTCATGACGGTTTAATTGCAGCCCTAGCAGCATCGAGCGCAACAGGCAAGGTTGCCTCAGTTAGTCATGACAGGCTTGTCAAGCTCTGGAAATGA
- the LOC109738532 gene encoding transcriptional corepressor LEUNIG isoform X8, whose product MSQTNWEADKMLDVYIYDYFMKRNLQATAKAFQSEGKVSSDPVAIDAPGGFLFEWWSVFWDIFIARTNEKHSDVAASYIETQLMKARDQQQQLPQQRQQQPQHIQMQQMLLQRAAQQQQQQQQHQQQQQQQQQQQQQQQRRDDSYLLNGTSSGLSGNNPLMRQNQSTANVMATKMYEERLKLPPQRDSLEDASMKQRYGENAGQLLDPNETSLLKAAASGQSSGQILHGSIGGLSGTMQQIQGRSPQLPGHAQSIKTEINPILTPRAAGPEGSFMGLQGSNQAANNLTLKGWPLTGLEQLRSGILQQKSFMQNQHQLQQQIQFLTPQQQQQLALQAQQNMASPTSSDVDSRRLRMMFNNRNVVLGRDGQTTSGGDIIPNIGSPSQSGGDIDMLIKQQQQLLQQQSNSQQQHHQAVSSQQSQSSNQLLQQEKPGTGNMPVDGGMPNSFGATDQSTKKRKKPGSSSGRANSSGTGNTAGPSPGSAPSTPSTHTPGDPMPVPQLQQNGVSAKPLVMFGSDGTGSLTSTANPLGDVDRLLEEGLDENVESFLSQDDMDPRDTLGRCMDASKGFGFAEVAKARASASKVVCCHFSSDGKLLATGGHDKKVLLWCTDPLKPKSSLEEHSFLITDVRFSPSMSRLATSSFDKTVRVWDADNTDYSLRTFTGHSASVMSLDFHPNKEDIICSCDSDGEVRSWSINNGSCLTCVKVFKGGATQMRFQPRKGKYLAAASEKAIYILDGETQHACRSPLQGHAKDIQSVCWDSAGDYLASVSEDAVRIWSFTSGQDGEFVNELNCSGNKFQTCVFHPAHPSLLVIGCYESLELWDIREKNAMTFNNAHDGLIAALAASSATGKVASVSHDRLVKLWK is encoded by the exons ATGTCGCAGACGAACTGGGAGGCTGACAAGAT GCTCGATGTTTACATATACGACTATTTTATGAAGAGAAATTTGCAGGCAACTGCAAAGGCCTTCCAATCAGAAGGGAAGGTTTCTTCAGATCCAGTTG CAATTGATGCACCTGGTGGGTTTCTTTTTGAGTGGTGGTCAGTTTTTTGGGATATATTCATAGCAAGAACAAACGAGAAGCATTCAGATGTTGCAGCGTCATATATTGAG ACGCAGCTCATGAAAGCCCGGGACCAACAACAGCAGTTACCTCAACAGCGGCAGCAGCAACCACAGCATATACAAATGCAACAAATGTTGTTACAAAGAGCCgcacaacagcagcagcagcagcagcaacatcagcagcagcaacagcagcagcagcagcagcagcagcagcagcagcgtaGAGATGATTCTTATCTTCTTAATGGTACTTCAAGTGGACTTTCTGGAAACAATCCTTTAATGCGACAAAACCAAAGTACTGCAAATGTTATGGCGACCAAAATGTATGAGGAGAGGTTAAAGTTGCCTCCCCAGAGAGACTCTTTGGAAGACGCATCTATGAAG CAAAGGTATGGAGAAAATGCTGGGCAACTACTTGATCCAAATGAAACATCACTGCTGAAAGCAGCTGCAAGTGGACAATCCTCAGG GCAAATTTTGCATGGTTCCATTGGTGGTTTGTCGGGCACTATGCAACAAATTCAGGGTAGAAGTCCCCAACTTCCAGGGCATGCTCAG AGTATCAAGACAGAGATAAATCCCATTTTGACACCTAGAGCTGCTGGTCCTGAGGGGTCATTCATGGGTCTACAAG GATCTAATCAAGCTGCCAATAATTTGACTCTCAAAGGATGGCCACTCACA GGACTTGAGCAACTTCGGTCTGGAATTCTACAGCAGAAGTCATTCATGCAGAATCAACATCAATTGCAACAACAGATCCAATTTCTGACTccacaacaacagcagcagcttGCGTTGCAGGCGCAGCAAAATATGGCTTCCCCAACATCTAGTGATGTTGACAGCAGAAGATTGAGGATGATGTTTAACAACAGGAATGTAGTTCTTGGGCGGGATGGGCAGACAACAAGCGGTGGAGATATCATTCCAAATATTGGCTCTCCTAGTCAAAGTGGTGGTGATATAGACATGCTAATAAAG caacagcagcaactATTACAACAACAAAGCAATAGCCAACAGCAGCACCATCAGGCTGTCTCCAGTCAGCAGTCTCAAAGCTCAAATCAGCTTCTCCAACAAGAAAAGCCAGGAACTGGAAATATGCCTGTTGATGGGGGCATGCCGAATTCTTTTGGGGCCACCGATCAA TCAacgaagaaaagaaagaagcctGGCTCTTCCTCTGGTAGAGCTAATAGTTCAGGAACTGGAAATACTGCTGGCCCGTCTCCAGGTTCTGCACCCTCGACACCTTCCACTCATACACCAGGAGATCCGATGCCAGTACCACAACTTCAGCAGAATGGTGTTTCAGCAAAACCCTTGGTAATGTTTGGCTCTGATGGCACTGGAAGCTTGACATCTACTGCAAACCCACTG GGTGATGTAGACCGTTTGCTGGAAGAAGGATTGGATGAAAATGTTGAATCTTTTCTGTCACAGGATGACATGGATCCCAGGGATACCTTGGGACGCTGCATGGATGCCAGTAAAG GCTTTGGCTTTGCTGAGGTTGCAAAAGCACGTGCAAGTGCAAGTAAAGTTGTTTGTTGCCACTTCTCATCCGATGGCAAATTGCTTGCTACTGGTGGTCATGATAAAAAG GTTCTTTTATGGTGTACAGATCCCCTGAAGCCTAAATCGTCGTTAGAAGAGCATTCGTTTTTGATAACCGATGTTCGATTTAGCCCAAGCATGTCCCGCCTTGCTACATCTTCCTTTGACAAAACCGTACGGGTTTGGGATGCTGACAAT ACTGACTATTCACTCCGTACTTTCACGGGTCATTCAGCATCTGTGATGTCACTTGATTTTCATCCCAACAAAGAAGATATTATTTGCTCCTGTGATAGTGATGGGGAAGTCCGCAGTTGGAGCATTAACAATGGTAGCTGCCTGACCTGTGTCAAGGTTTTTAAG GGAGGTGCCACTCAGATGAGATTTCAACCCCGCAAAGGAAAATATCTAGCAGCTGCATCAGAGAAGGCTATCTACATACTTGATGGGGAGACACAGCATGCTTGTAGAAGCCCTTTACAG GGTCATGCAAAGGACATTCAGTCAGTTTGTTGGGACTCTGCGGGTGACTATCTTGCTTCTGTTAGTGAAGATGCTGTCAGAATATGGTCATTTACTTCTGGGCAGGACGGTGAATTTGTGAATGAGTTGAACTGCAGTGGGAACAAGTTTCAAACATGTGTTTTCCATCCAGCTCACCCTTCTTTGCTAGTCATTGGTTGTTACGAG TCCTTGGAACTTTGGGACATCAGGGAGAAGAATGCCATGACCTTCAACAATGCTCATGACGGTTTAATTGCAGCCCTAGCAGCATCGAGCGCAACAGGCAAGGTTGCCTCAGTTAGTCATGACAGGCTTGTCAAGCTCTGGAAATGA
- the LOC109738532 gene encoding transcriptional corepressor LEUNIG isoform X3 yields the protein MSQTNWEADKMLDVYIYDYFMKRNLQATAKAFQSEGKVSSDPVAIDAPGGFLFEWWSVFWDIFIARTNEKHSDVAASYIETQLMKARDQQQQLPQQRQQQPQHIQMQQMLLQRAAQQQQQQQQHQQQQQQQQQQQQQQQRRDDSYLLNGTSSGLSGNNPLMRQNQSTANVMATKMYEERLKLPPQRDSLEDASMKQRYGENAGQLLDPNETSLLKAAASGQSSGQILHGSIGGLSGTMQQIQGRSPQLPGHAQQSIKTEINPILTPRAAGPEGSFMGLQGSNQAANNLTLKGWPLTGLEQLRSGILQQKSFMQNQHQLQQQIQFLTPQQQQQLALQAQQNMASPTSSDVDSRRLRMMFNNRNVVLGRDGQTTSGGDIIPNIGSPSQSGGDIDMLIKKKIANAHHHQQQQQQLLQQQSNSQQQHHQAVSSQQSQSSNQLLQQEKPGTGNMPVDGGMPNSFGATDQSTKKRKKPGSSSGRANSSGTGNTAGPSPGSAPSTPSTHTPGDPMPVPQLQQNGVSAKPLVMFGSDGTGSLTSTANPLGDVDRLLEEGLDENVESFLSQDDMDPRDTLGRCMDASKGFGFAEVAKARASASKVVCCHFSSDGKLLATGGHDKKVLLWCTDPLKPKSSLEEHSFLITDVRFSPSMSRLATSSFDKTVRVWDADNTDYSLRTFTGHSASVMSLDFHPNKEDIICSCDSDGEVRSWSINNGSCLTCVKVFKGGATQMRFQPRKGKYLAAASEKAIYILDGETQHACRSPLQGHAKDIQSVCWDSAGDYLASVSEDAVRIWSFTSGQDGEFVNELNCSGNKFQTCVFHPAHPSLLVIGCYESLELWDIREKNAMTFNNAHDGLIAALAASSATGKVASVSHDRLVKLWK from the exons ATGTCGCAGACGAACTGGGAGGCTGACAAGAT GCTCGATGTTTACATATACGACTATTTTATGAAGAGAAATTTGCAGGCAACTGCAAAGGCCTTCCAATCAGAAGGGAAGGTTTCTTCAGATCCAGTTG CAATTGATGCACCTGGTGGGTTTCTTTTTGAGTGGTGGTCAGTTTTTTGGGATATATTCATAGCAAGAACAAACGAGAAGCATTCAGATGTTGCAGCGTCATATATTGAG ACGCAGCTCATGAAAGCCCGGGACCAACAACAGCAGTTACCTCAACAGCGGCAGCAGCAACCACAGCATATACAAATGCAACAAATGTTGTTACAAAGAGCCgcacaacagcagcagcagcagcagcaacatcagcagcagcaacagcagcagcagcagcagcagcagcagcagcagcgtaGAGATGATTCTTATCTTCTTAATGGTACTTCAAGTGGACTTTCTGGAAACAATCCTTTAATGCGACAAAACCAAAGTACTGCAAATGTTATGGCGACCAAAATGTATGAGGAGAGGTTAAAGTTGCCTCCCCAGAGAGACTCTTTGGAAGACGCATCTATGAAG CAAAGGTATGGAGAAAATGCTGGGCAACTACTTGATCCAAATGAAACATCACTGCTGAAAGCAGCTGCAAGTGGACAATCCTCAGG GCAAATTTTGCATGGTTCCATTGGTGGTTTGTCGGGCACTATGCAACAAATTCAGGGTAGAAGTCCCCAACTTCCAGGGCATGCTCAG CAGAGTATCAAGACAGAGATAAATCCCATTTTGACACCTAGAGCTGCTGGTCCTGAGGGGTCATTCATGGGTCTACAAG GATCTAATCAAGCTGCCAATAATTTGACTCTCAAAGGATGGCCACTCACA GGACTTGAGCAACTTCGGTCTGGAATTCTACAGCAGAAGTCATTCATGCAGAATCAACATCAATTGCAACAACAGATCCAATTTCTGACTccacaacaacagcagcagcttGCGTTGCAGGCGCAGCAAAATATGGCTTCCCCAACATCTAGTGATGTTGACAGCAGAAGATTGAGGATGATGTTTAACAACAGGAATGTAGTTCTTGGGCGGGATGGGCAGACAACAAGCGGTGGAGATATCATTCCAAATATTGGCTCTCCTAGTCAAAGTGGTGGTGATATAGACATGCTAATAAAG AAGAAAATTGCTAATGCACACCACcaccagcagcaacagcagcaactATTACAACAACAAAGCAATAGCCAACAGCAGCACCATCAGGCTGTCTCCAGTCAGCAGTCTCAAAGCTCAAATCAGCTTCTCCAACAAGAAAAGCCAGGAACTGGAAATATGCCTGTTGATGGGGGCATGCCGAATTCTTTTGGGGCCACCGATCAA TCAacgaagaaaagaaagaagcctGGCTCTTCCTCTGGTAGAGCTAATAGTTCAGGAACTGGAAATACTGCTGGCCCGTCTCCAGGTTCTGCACCCTCGACACCTTCCACTCATACACCAGGAGATCCGATGCCAGTACCACAACTTCAGCAGAATGGTGTTTCAGCAAAACCCTTGGTAATGTTTGGCTCTGATGGCACTGGAAGCTTGACATCTACTGCAAACCCACTG GGTGATGTAGACCGTTTGCTGGAAGAAGGATTGGATGAAAATGTTGAATCTTTTCTGTCACAGGATGACATGGATCCCAGGGATACCTTGGGACGCTGCATGGATGCCAGTAAAG GCTTTGGCTTTGCTGAGGTTGCAAAAGCACGTGCAAGTGCAAGTAAAGTTGTTTGTTGCCACTTCTCATCCGATGGCAAATTGCTTGCTACTGGTGGTCATGATAAAAAG GTTCTTTTATGGTGTACAGATCCCCTGAAGCCTAAATCGTCGTTAGAAGAGCATTCGTTTTTGATAACCGATGTTCGATTTAGCCCAAGCATGTCCCGCCTTGCTACATCTTCCTTTGACAAAACCGTACGGGTTTGGGATGCTGACAAT ACTGACTATTCACTCCGTACTTTCACGGGTCATTCAGCATCTGTGATGTCACTTGATTTTCATCCCAACAAAGAAGATATTATTTGCTCCTGTGATAGTGATGGGGAAGTCCGCAGTTGGAGCATTAACAATGGTAGCTGCCTGACCTGTGTCAAGGTTTTTAAG GGAGGTGCCACTCAGATGAGATTTCAACCCCGCAAAGGAAAATATCTAGCAGCTGCATCAGAGAAGGCTATCTACATACTTGATGGGGAGACACAGCATGCTTGTAGAAGCCCTTTACAG GGTCATGCAAAGGACATTCAGTCAGTTTGTTGGGACTCTGCGGGTGACTATCTTGCTTCTGTTAGTGAAGATGCTGTCAGAATATGGTCATTTACTTCTGGGCAGGACGGTGAATTTGTGAATGAGTTGAACTGCAGTGGGAACAAGTTTCAAACATGTGTTTTCCATCCAGCTCACCCTTCTTTGCTAGTCATTGGTTGTTACGAG TCCTTGGAACTTTGGGACATCAGGGAGAAGAATGCCATGACCTTCAACAATGCTCATGACGGTTTAATTGCAGCCCTAGCAGCATCGAGCGCAACAGGCAAGGTTGCCTCAGTTAGTCATGACAGGCTTGTCAAGCTCTGGAAATGA